One segment of Anopheles stephensi strain Indian chromosome 3, UCI_ANSTEP_V1.0, whole genome shotgun sequence DNA contains the following:
- the LOC118508999 gene encoding cyclin-Y-like protein 1, producing the protein MGNKTSCCSYSSPPPTRKAKEAPVFEEHLPEGELSANNLQHISEREGDDGEHDPSVDPSAGTMFLERSKQCLENGMTRKKSQHQIVPQGGGGPGGGGGGGGGGGGGGGGGGGGVLKKSSSCSTIYLDDSTVSQPNLKNTVKCVSLAIYYHIKNRTSERRIDIFDEKLHPLTRDPVPDDYDRHNPEHRQIYKFVRTLFNAAQLTAECAIITLVYLERLLTYAELDIASCNWKRIVLGAILLASKVWDDQAVWNVDYCQILKDITVEDMNELERQFLELLQFNINVPSSVYAKYYFDLRTLAEANDLSFPTEPLSKERAQKLEAMSRVMQDKATAEALKNGMKKWSSIDNIHQQGGIRRSVAILS; encoded by the coding sequence ATGGGAAACAAAACGTCATGCTGCTCGTACTCGAGTCCACCGCCGACGCGCAAGGCAAAGGAGGCGCCCGTCTTCGAGGAACATCTGCCCGAGGGCGAACTGTCCGCCAACAATCTGCAGCACATCTCCGAGCGCGAAGGCGACGACGGTGAGCACGATCCGTCCGTCGATCCGTCCGCCGGCACCATGTTCCTGGAGCGCTCGAAGCAGTGTCTCGAAAATGGTATGACGCGCAAAAAGTCCCAGCACCAGATCGTGCCGCAGGGCGGCGGTGGTCCTGGcggcggaggaggaggtggtggaggaggtggaggtggaggaggtggtggtggtggtggtgtgctgaAGAAGAGTAGTAGCTGCTCAACGATCTACCTGGACGACAGTACCGTGTCGCAGCCGAACCTCAAAAACACGGTCAAGTGCGTGTCGCTGGCGATCTACTACCACATCAAGAACCGTACCAGCGAGCGGCGGATAGACATCTTCGACGAGAAGCTACACCCGCTGACGCGTGACCCGGTGCCGGACGATTACGACCGGCACAATCCCGAACACCGGCAGATCTACAAGTTCGTGCGGACCCTGTTCAATGCTGCCCAGCTGACGGCCGAGTGCGCGATCATCACGCTCGTGTACCTGGAGCGGCTGCTGACGTACGCCGAGCTGGACATTGCGTCCTGCAACTGGAAGCGAATAGTGCTCGGTGCGATCCTGCTCGCGAGCAAGGTGTGGGACGATCAGGCCGTCTGGAACGTGGACTACTGCCAGATACTGAAGGACATTACGGTGGAGGACATGAACGAGCTCGAGCGGCAGTTTCTGGAGCTGCTGCAGTTCAACATTAACGTACCGTCGTCCGTGTACGCCAAGTACTACTTCGATCTGCGCACGCTTGCCGAAGCGAACGATCTGTCCTTCCCGACCGAGCCGCTGTCGAAGGAGCGTGCCCAGAAGCTGGAGGCGATGTCGCGCGTTATGCAGGACAAGGCGACAGCGGAAGCGCTTAAGAACGGGATGAAGAAGTGGTCCTCGATCGACAACATCCACCAGCAGGGCGGTATCCGGCGCAGTGTTGCCATCCTGTCGTGA